One window of Tepidanaerobacter acetatoxydans Re1 genomic DNA carries:
- a CDS encoding 2-methylaconitate cis-trans isomerase PrpF family protein, whose translation MEQEKIRAVIMRAGTSKGIFLRDEDLPKDKDKRDETILKIFGSPDVRQIDGLGGADPLTSKVAIIGPPSRSDADIDYTFGQVSYVAPTIDYSGNCGNISSGVGPFAIDEGLVKVEEPYTIVRVHNTNTNSILIEQVQVVNGKAKVLGDYKIDGVPGTGAEISIDFSQTAGAKTGKLLPTGNVKDKIQITNLGELEVSIVDAANPMVFVRAVDLGLTGTETPEEIDGNQKILDILEEIRSKTAQTIGMVKDWREAKTKSPAFPMVAFVSPASDYKDFTTGQQIREEDIDFVSRLMFMQIMHKTYAGTGTICTGAAARIDGTVVNEVMKEKHRGKDPILRIGHPAGIITIDVCANHEEGKWNLKKAAISRTARRIMEGYCYIPKER comes from the coding sequence ATGGAACAGGAAAAAATAAGGGCTGTAATAATGAGGGCGGGAACCAGCAAAGGTATATTCTTAAGAGATGAAGATTTGCCCAAGGATAAGGATAAGAGGGATGAGACAATTTTGAAGATATTCGGAAGTCCGGATGTAAGACAGATTGACGGCCTTGGGGGCGCAGACCCATTAACAAGCAAAGTAGCCATTATTGGTCCTCCTTCAAGATCTGATGCCGATATCGATTATACATTTGGGCAAGTGTCTTATGTAGCGCCTACCATTGATTATTCAGGCAACTGTGGCAACATTTCATCAGGAGTGGGTCCGTTTGCTATAGATGAAGGACTAGTAAAGGTTGAAGAGCCATATACGATAGTAAGAGTTCACAATACAAACACTAACTCTATTCTAATAGAGCAGGTCCAAGTGGTAAACGGAAAAGCAAAAGTGCTCGGAGACTATAAAATAGATGGAGTACCTGGAACAGGAGCAGAAATTTCCATTGATTTTTCTCAAACTGCCGGTGCCAAGACCGGTAAACTATTACCAACGGGAAATGTGAAAGATAAAATCCAAATAACTAATTTAGGAGAATTGGAAGTTTCCATAGTGGATGCAGCCAATCCCATGGTTTTTGTTAGGGCTGTAGACTTAGGACTAACAGGCACTGAGACACCTGAAGAAATCGACGGCAATCAAAAGATACTGGATATACTCGAGGAAATCCGATCGAAAACTGCACAAACCATTGGAATGGTTAAGGATTGGAGAGAAGCTAAGACGAAATCTCCAGCCTTTCCTATGGTGGCCTTTGTATCTCCGGCTTCAGATTATAAAGATTTTACCACAGGACAGCAGATCAGGGAAGAAGATATAGATTTTGTATCCAGATTGATGTTTATGCAAATAATGCACAAAACTTATGCCGGAACGGGGACTATTTGTACAGGTGCTGCTGCAAGAATTGATGGAACTGTAGTAAATGAAGTGATGAAAGAAAAACATCGGGGCAAAGATCCAATTCTAAGAATAGGGCATCCTGCAGGAATAATTACTATTGATGTATGTGCAAATCATGAAGAGGGAAAGTGGAATCTTAAAAAGGCTGCCATAAGTAGAACTGCAAGAAGAATCATGGAGGGATACTGCTATATACCTAAAGAAAGGTGA
- a CDS encoding FAD-binding protein, which yields MLQIMNIGITDVAVIGGGLAAMYAALEASNYDKSVVIISKKPVGRSGASVISKSVHRFPPDHLKEKLSYKNKIIEAGRYINNRDLVDTFVEHASQKMDNIEKLKVGLNFKEKLIDGKNHKYFAACKPKMGKHLTIPLSNIIKTKDNINIMEGYMAVQIVIERDTVCGILIENKNRLYFLGAKAVVIATGGGGYNYIQTSNTNDLTGDGYAMALRAGLPLIDMEFIQFYPYRTVYPFQHDIFPDIFSHGAKYLNEKGERFMDKYPKKELENRDILSREMFFQKEIYLNIEDCDKDFMKEECDDLYDNYLKYKGEQIKVSPVAHFMMGGVKINADTSTDVRGLFCCGEVAGGLHGANRLAGHALTETVVFGHIAGEESAHYAGSKTKISVNFVKEETANWVPNIGEESPTNIKNILRRNMWESAGIVRNEDDLQRAKDKVEELEQQIKNLKPLKLRDWIECQNMIQTSKMIIDSCILRKESRGAHYRSDFPEEDINWQRNIIIN from the coding sequence ATGCTTCAAATAATGAATATAGGAATTACAGATGTAGCAGTAATAGGTGGTGGGCTTGCAGCCATGTATGCAGCTTTGGAAGCAAGCAACTATGATAAATCCGTAGTCATTATATCAAAAAAACCTGTGGGTAGATCCGGTGCTTCTGTTATTTCTAAATCGGTTCATAGGTTTCCCCCTGACCATTTAAAGGAGAAGCTTTCATATAAAAATAAGATTATTGAGGCTGGCAGATATATTAATAATAGGGATTTAGTAGATACTTTCGTAGAGCATGCCTCACAAAAAATGGATAATATTGAAAAGTTAAAAGTCGGATTGAACTTTAAAGAAAAACTTATAGATGGCAAGAATCATAAATATTTTGCTGCATGCAAGCCTAAGATGGGCAAACATCTTACTATACCGCTTTCGAACATTATAAAAACTAAAGACAACATAAATATAATGGAAGGATACATGGCAGTTCAGATAGTAATAGAAAGAGATACTGTCTGCGGAATTTTAATAGAAAATAAGAATCGCCTATATTTTCTCGGTGCAAAAGCTGTGGTAATTGCGACAGGTGGAGGAGGATATAATTACATCCAAACTAGCAATACCAATGACTTAACCGGGGACGGGTATGCTATGGCCTTAAGAGCTGGCTTGCCTTTGATAGATATGGAGTTTATTCAGTTCTACCCATATAGAACAGTATATCCCTTTCAACACGATATTTTCCCAGATATTTTTAGCCATGGGGCTAAATACTTAAACGAAAAAGGCGAAAGATTTATGGATAAGTATCCCAAAAAGGAGCTGGAGAACAGAGATATTTTATCTCGTGAAATGTTTTTTCAAAAGGAAATATATCTTAATATAGAGGATTGCGACAAGGATTTTATGAAAGAAGAATGTGATGACTTATACGACAATTATTTAAAATATAAAGGTGAGCAAATCAAAGTTTCACCTGTTGCTCATTTTATGATGGGCGGCGTTAAAATAAATGCAGATACATCTACAGATGTAAGAGGATTATTCTGTTGCGGAGAAGTAGCCGGAGGTTTACATGGAGCAAATCGGTTAGCGGGGCATGCCCTTACTGAAACTGTAGTATTTGGTCATATTGCAGGAGAGGAATCCGCTCATTATGCTGGAAGCAAAACAAAGATTTCTGTAAACTTTGTTAAAGAAGAAACTGCTAATTGGGTTCCTAATATAGGCGAGGAGAGTCCAACGAATATAAAAAATATATTAAGAAGAAATATGTGGGAATCAGCAGGAATTGTTAGGAATGAAGATGATCTGCAACGAGCAAAAGATAAAGTAGAAGAACTAGAACAACAAATAAAAAACTTAAAACCTCTAAAATTGAGAGATTGGATTGAATGCCAAAATATGATCCAGACCTCAAAAATGATAATAGATTCTTGTATTTTAAGAAAAGAGAGTAGAGGAGCACACTATAGATCTGACTTTCCTGAAGAAGATATTAATTGGCAGCGGAATATAATAATAAACTAA
- a CDS encoding 3-isopropylmalate dehydratase small subunit 1, with protein MIVKKVKGRVFFLGDNIDTDQILPGYAMSVPACQLKNYALKGSSIPDFVEKVRPGDVIIGGKNFGCGSSREQAPVALKDAGVGAVIAASFAMIFRKNSINIGLPVITSECIDLMKREIQEGDQVEVDIESGILLHIDSGRVYELKKLSEPALATLRAGGLINRVRDILCERGELIDCKKA; from the coding sequence ATGATTGTGAAAAAAGTTAAAGGTCGAGTATTTTTTCTGGGAGATAACATAGATACAGATCAGATTTTACCCGGCTATGCCATGTCGGTTCCAGCTTGTCAACTAAAAAATTATGCATTAAAGGGAAGCTCAATTCCGGATTTTGTCGAAAAAGTAAGACCTGGGGATGTGATCATAGGAGGCAAAAATTTCGGGTGCGGTTCAAGCCGGGAACAGGCACCTGTGGCCTTAAAGGACGCTGGAGTTGGTGCCGTTATAGCCGCTTCTTTTGCTATGATATTCAGAAAAAACTCTATAAATATCGGGTTGCCGGTAATCACATCTGAGTGCATAGACCTAATGAAAAGAGAAATTCAAGAAGGCGATCAAGTAGAAGTTGATATTGAATCGGGAATTTTACTGCATATTGATTCAGGTAGGGTCTATGAGTTAAAAAAACTTTCCGAACCGGCTTTGGCTACACTGAGAGCCGGCGGTCTTATAAATCGTGTAAGGGATATACTGTGTGAGAGAGGTGAGCTAATTGACTGTAAAAAGGCCTAA
- a CDS encoding amidohydrolase family protein, producing MSVLAIKNIGILVTGDINNPISEANTVVVEDGKIKRIGDEKLLEKFQCDKVIDAQGTTVTPGLIDSHVHPVIGDFTPRQNMLGFINSSLHGGVTTMISAGECHTPGRPKDVEGTKALALLAYKSSKNARPGGVKLHGGGLILEKGLTEKDFEELAKQGVWIVGEIGLGTVNNPKEAAPMVEWAKKYGFKVMMHTGGTSIPGSTTITAEDVMTVNPDVVSHLNGGPTAISLNEVKKLIDETSYALELVQCGNFKVLKQAVEWLNEKGQLDRIILGNDSPSGTGIITLGILRSIAYIASMAGIPAEKAICMATGNTARIYGLNVGIIEEGREADFVIMDAPMGSVGEDCLKALEAGDLPGISMVIIDGNIAVSKSRNTPPPVTKAAIC from the coding sequence ATGTCAGTTTTAGCCATTAAAAACATAGGGATCTTGGTTACCGGAGATATTAATAATCCTATATCAGAGGCAAATACCGTTGTTGTAGAAGATGGAAAAATCAAGAGGATTGGCGATGAGAAACTACTAGAAAAGTTTCAGTGCGATAAAGTTATAGATGCTCAAGGAACAACTGTAACACCGGGGCTTATAGACTCTCACGTACACCCTGTTATAGGTGATTTCACACCAAGACAAAACATGTTAGGGTTTATTAACAGTTCACTTCACGGTGGAGTAACAACCATGATATCCGCAGGTGAATGCCATACCCCGGGAAGACCAAAAGACGTTGAAGGAACAAAGGCCCTTGCTCTACTTGCCTATAAGTCTTCTAAAAATGCTAGACCCGGTGGTGTTAAACTTCACGGTGGTGGATTAATATTAGAAAAGGGATTGACGGAAAAAGATTTCGAGGAATTAGCAAAGCAGGGCGTTTGGATAGTTGGCGAGATAGGCCTTGGTACAGTTAACAATCCAAAGGAAGCAGCACCAATGGTAGAGTGGGCTAAAAAATACGGTTTTAAAGTCATGATGCATACGGGAGGAACCTCGATTCCGGGTAGCACTACTATAACAGCGGAAGATGTTATGACAGTGAATCCAGATGTTGTATCACATTTAAACGGTGGTCCCACAGCGATTTCTTTAAACGAAGTTAAAAAACTTATAGACGAAACATCCTATGCCTTAGAACTTGTCCAGTGTGGAAATTTCAAAGTATTAAAGCAAGCAGTAGAATGGCTTAATGAAAAAGGGCAACTTGATAGAATAATACTCGGTAACGATTCACCATCAGGCACAGGAATAATAACACTTGGAATATTGAGATCAATTGCCTATATAGCTTCTATGGCGGGGATTCCTGCTGAAAAGGCCATATGTATGGCTACAGGTAATACGGCAAGGATATATGGGTTAAATGTTGGAATTATCGAAGAAGGCCGTGAAGCTGATTTTGTAATCATGGATGCACCTATGGGGTCCGTAGGAGAAGATTGCCTAAAGGCACTCGAAGCGGGTGATTTACCTGGAATTTCAATGGTTATAATCGATGGAAATATTGCTGTTTCTAAAAGTAGGAATACGCCACCACCTGTAACCAAAGCGGCAATATGCTAA
- a CDS encoding purine-cytosine permease family protein has translation MQTETKKVEQNTDIYESAFAPVPESQRKTLLSLTAVLAGYPIALSNFVIGGAAGVGLTFDKALLALFIGNGILIAIVIITGLMAYETGLSTAFLSRRAFGKNGSSIFSLLLAMSSVTWISLNGDIFSRLIKTTFPWWPISIPITAVIVILIWMQSAIRGYKGLEVVSFIGVPAALIMSLVGVIAAFNATNGFAGLTSYIPEKPMSFTAATASIVGGWVFGATITPDICRFAKSKRDVVIAGLVAFIVGCFGLQLAGALVALATGQGDFTLAMAELGLTGVAFVAAIFCLWTTQDNNIYGASLAIQNVLRETSAKGKVSHMQIAIAVAGVSAVFAALGIYKYILPIIQFLSVLIPPVPGLLTAEYYFVKNSKENITTNWLAMLAWVLGGTTGYISLKTNFFIPPVVGMVAAGVIYTVLSKLFDK, from the coding sequence ATGCAAACAGAGACAAAAAAAGTTGAGCAAAATACCGATATTTATGAAAGCGCATTTGCACCAGTTCCGGAATCTCAAAGAAAAACTTTATTAAGCCTGACCGCTGTTTTAGCAGGATATCCTATAGCCTTATCCAATTTCGTTATCGGAGGAGCGGCTGGAGTTGGATTGACCTTTGACAAAGCACTATTAGCGTTATTTATTGGGAACGGGATATTGATTGCGATAGTTATAATTACGGGTTTAATGGCTTACGAGACAGGATTGTCCACTGCATTTCTATCAAGAAGAGCTTTTGGCAAAAATGGTTCTAGCATATTTTCTTTATTGTTGGCAATGTCTTCAGTTACATGGATATCATTGAATGGTGACATATTTTCAAGGCTTATAAAAACTACATTCCCTTGGTGGCCGATTAGCATTCCTATTACCGCTGTAATTGTAATATTAATATGGATGCAATCCGCAATTAGAGGCTATAAAGGGTTAGAAGTTGTAAGCTTTATTGGTGTTCCTGCCGCACTTATCATGTCTTTAGTTGGTGTTATTGCTGCATTCAATGCAACGAATGGTTTTGCTGGGCTAACAAGTTATATACCTGAGAAACCAATGTCTTTTACAGCTGCTACAGCTTCAATAGTTGGTGGCTGGGTATTTGGTGCAACAATTACACCGGATATCTGTCGTTTTGCAAAAAGCAAAAGAGATGTAGTAATAGCCGGTTTAGTAGCATTTATAGTTGGTTGTTTTGGTTTACAGCTTGCAGGTGCGCTGGTAGCCCTTGCTACAGGACAAGGTGATTTTACTTTAGCAATGGCTGAGCTAGGTCTTACAGGTGTTGCTTTTGTGGCAGCTATATTCTGCCTTTGGACTACCCAAGACAATAACATATACGGGGCAAGCCTTGCAATACAAAATGTTTTAAGAGAAACTTCAGCAAAAGGAAAAGTAAGTCACATGCAAATAGCAATTGCAGTAGCAGGTGTTTCAGCTGTATTTGCTGCCTTGGGAATTTATAAATATATACTGCCTATAATACAATTCTTATCAGTTCTAATACCACCTGTACCAGGGTTACTTACAGCCGAATATTATTTTGTAAAAAATTCAAAAGAAAATATTACAACAAATTGGTTAGCAATGTTAGCGTGGGTTTTAGGTGGAACTACAGGATATATTTCACTTAAAACGAACTTCTTCATTCCCCCTGTTGTAGGCATGGTTGCCGCAGGTGTAATTTATACAGTCTTAAGTAAACTGTTTGATAAATAA
- a CDS encoding amino acid synthesis family protein, translating to MDVKIRKFYTIVEEIKSDGGKEIEGKPHKRAAAAVVIENPFAGKYVEDLSPLTEWSVEIAPILTQKALAAAGMNKTEVESYGKAAIVGGNGELEHAAALLHPKLGKPFRDEVNGGKAIIPSAKKMGYPGCAIDVPLHFKDAAFVRSHFDAMEVRVPDAPRDNEIVLILSVTNCGRPHPRVGGLTKEEAKCEDGLW from the coding sequence ATGGATGTAAAAATAAGAAAGTTTTACACCATTGTTGAAGAGATCAAGAGCGATGGCGGAAAAGAAATTGAAGGTAAACCCCACAAACGGGCTGCTGCTGCAGTAGTAATTGAAAATCCATTTGCAGGTAAATATGTAGAGGATTTATCGCCATTGACAGAGTGGAGCGTAGAAATCGCACCAATACTGACCCAAAAAGCCCTTGCTGCCGCTGGCATGAATAAAACAGAAGTGGAAAGCTATGGAAAAGCAGCTATAGTCGGCGGAAATGGAGAGTTAGAACACGCAGCGGCACTTCTTCACCCAAAACTGGGCAAACCCTTTAGAGACGAAGTTAATGGAGGCAAGGCAATAATACCATCAGCTAAAAAGATGGGATATCCAGGGTGCGCCATAGATGTACCACTGCATTTCAAGGATGCGGCTTTTGTCAGATCGCATTTTGATGCTATGGAAGTAAGAGTACCTGACGCACCTAGAGACAATGAGATAGTTTTAATACTTTCTGTTACTAACTGTGGCAGGCCTCACCCGAGAGTTGGCGGACTTACAAAAGAAGAAGCCAAATGCGAAGATGGTTTATGGTAA
- a CDS encoding isocitrate lyase/PEP mutase family protein — MKKTTLLRKLIEDEQILVAPGAHDVLTAKVIEKVGFNAVYMTGYGRAASYLGKPDVGLITMTEMQDQVSKLAAAVDIPVIADGDTGFGNAINVMRTVKEYEKAGAAAIQLEDQVAPKKCGHMIGRQVVSMDEMLGKIEAAISARQDPDFVIIARTDARTSMGFEEALKRAKAYAEAGADVIFFESPESKEEMIRLNKELNVPTLANMVEGGRTPLFSAKELEEMGYALVIFPTASVYTTAKSMMELMQELKSKGTTRDSIEKMIPFQEFNDLIGLPEIRELENKYVRGGV, encoded by the coding sequence TTGAAGAAAACAACTTTACTAAGAAAACTAATCGAAGATGAACAAATTCTTGTAGCACCCGGTGCTCATGATGTATTAACAGCTAAAGTCATCGAAAAAGTAGGTTTCAATGCAGTGTACATGACAGGATATGGCCGGGCTGCCAGTTATCTCGGCAAGCCCGATGTAGGACTGATAACCATGACGGAGATGCAGGATCAAGTCAGTAAACTTGCTGCAGCAGTGGATATACCAGTTATAGCGGATGGAGATACAGGCTTTGGCAATGCAATAAATGTTATGAGAACCGTTAAAGAGTATGAAAAAGCAGGAGCAGCTGCTATACAATTGGAAGATCAGGTTGCTCCAAAAAAATGTGGACACATGATAGGTCGTCAAGTAGTTTCAATGGATGAGATGTTAGGGAAAATTGAGGCAGCAATAAGTGCTAGACAGGACCCAGACTTTGTGATTATAGCACGTACCGATGCTAGGACATCTATGGGTTTTGAAGAGGCATTAAAGCGGGCAAAAGCCTATGCTGAAGCTGGAGCAGATGTTATATTTTTTGAATCCCCGGAGAGCAAAGAAGAGATGATAAGGCTCAACAAAGAGCTTAACGTTCCTACACTGGCAAATATGGTGGAAGGCGGGAGAACCCCCCTGTTTAGCGCCAAAGAGCTGGAGGAAATGGGATATGCGCTAGTTATATTTCCTACAGCATCAGTTTATACCACTGCCAAATCAATGATGGAGCTAATGCAGGAATTGAAAAGTAAAGGTACTACACGGGATTCTATTGAAAAGATGATCCCCTTTCAGGAGTTTAATGATTTAATTGGATTGCCTGAGATAAGAGAATTAGAAAACAAGTATGTAAGAGGAGGGGTGTAG
- a CDS encoding glutamate mutase L has protein sequence MAKYDYFVIDIGSTYTKLRLFKDCRLVATAQAPTTIENVYKGITLGKTKICAATGDTSIDACHVLATSSAAGGLRMVAMGYMARVTAKAAKEVAMNAGARVLEIVSQEDPPEYRVEILKEINPDIILLAGGTDGGDESSIIENAKLILESGIKAVVIIAGNINSQSEVAGILHDGGVAYERVPNIMPTIHELRVREAREAIHQEFIRQITKAPGLAPLKQEITTDKIIPTPGAVLMGAELLAKGVYDEKGLGDLVLVDLGGATTDVHSVLPSLEKLADEEKGLIVANEKQVAYRTVEGNLGMRVSAQGILDVVGSKGLLKKRNIDDKSVEREVTQYVRFLEKNPGHLPKNEREKLFDELLAETAIEVALKRHAGFITQEFDPIMGTVPGMPIGRDLRKVKYIIGVGGFFVHNKLSDAQKRIENAIKKPEFSLLPENPEILIDQNYLLYAAGAISQIDREYAFTLLKNYFGI, from the coding sequence GTGGCCAAATACGATTATTTTGTTATCGATATAGGCAGCACCTATACAAAACTAAGATTGTTTAAAGATTGTCGATTGGTAGCTACAGCTCAGGCACCTACTACTATTGAAAATGTATACAAGGGAATAACTCTGGGAAAGACAAAAATATGTGCAGCTACCGGAGATACATCTATCGATGCTTGTCATGTGCTTGCTACCAGCAGTGCCGCCGGCGGCCTTAGAATGGTAGCTATGGGTTATATGGCCAGAGTTACAGCAAAAGCTGCTAAAGAAGTAGCTATGAATGCGGGAGCCCGAGTATTGGAAATAGTATCACAAGAAGATCCCCCAGAATACCGAGTAGAAATTTTAAAAGAGATAAATCCAGATATAATTTTGTTGGCTGGGGGAACTGACGGCGGTGACGAATCTTCCATCATTGAAAATGCAAAATTGATACTGGAAAGCGGGATAAAGGCTGTTGTAATAATAGCAGGAAACATCAACTCTCAATCAGAAGTAGCTGGGATCTTACATGATGGCGGAGTTGCCTACGAAAGAGTACCAAATATAATGCCTACAATTCATGAACTTAGAGTTAGGGAAGCTCGGGAAGCCATTCATCAGGAGTTCATACGACAGATAACAAAGGCTCCAGGCCTTGCTCCCCTGAAACAAGAGATAACCACTGACAAGATAATACCTACCCCTGGAGCGGTACTTATGGGAGCCGAACTTCTCGCAAAGGGCGTATATGATGAAAAAGGCTTGGGCGACTTAGTGCTGGTTGATTTAGGAGGTGCAACTACAGATGTACACTCGGTGCTTCCTAGCTTAGAAAAACTAGCTGATGAAGAGAAAGGATTAATAGTGGCCAATGAAAAGCAGGTCGCCTATAGAACCGTAGAAGGAAATTTAGGTATGCGTGTCAGTGCTCAAGGTATTCTCGATGTGGTGGGGAGTAAAGGTTTATTAAAGAAAAGAAATATTGATGATAAATCCGTTGAAAGGGAAGTTACTCAATATGTACGCTTTTTAGAAAAGAATCCGGGGCATCTGCCTAAGAATGAAAGAGAAAAACTATTCGATGAACTTTTGGCAGAAACCGCTATAGAAGTTGCCTTAAAACGTCATGCGGGATTCATAACCCAAGAGTTTGATCCAATTATGGGTACAGTACCTGGGATGCCTATTGGCAGAGACCTTAGAAAGGTAAAGTACATAATAGGGGTAGGCGGATTTTTTGTTCACAACAAATTAAGTGATGCGCAGAAAAGAATAGAAAATGCTATCAAAAAACCCGAATTTTCCCTGCTCCCGGAGAATCCTGAAATCCTTATCGACCAAAACTATCTTTTGTATGCAGCAGGTGCTATATCACAAATCGATCGAGAATATGCGTTTACATTACTTAAAAATTATTTTGGAATATGA
- a CDS encoding cobalamin-dependent protein (Presence of a B(12) (cobalamin)-binding domain implies dependence on cobalamin itself, in one of its several forms, or in some unusual lineages, dependence on a cobalamin-like analog.), with protein MTVKRPNTERIIKEDMERIKAYEKAFDVKMPYIDEKGIIQGLPEPYPREVNGVMRSGYRLTELGRKAKKDSIPIMNPILGRNTAEETYRESKHMYDMAEKLGTTLFHFVHSEATRHIDPLDGIELIEQSRGKGGITPLGEREFVKLGGGSKHPMRINATGDTPHLSILNSFIAGFDGTDIGPVIHVHFGGRGIHDYKTKVLNGFKAIQICAENNIFVQLDSHKHINNIEGTDGMALAMCLLAEGLAVLGGLDRALSCIQMNVAGINLMADLALMKAFREMIWSEFIVVVPETFQNPPADLTVEQAHFARMAISAKLGGANFYRPKAAESVGIPTGESMAKAIWATMNVFENTYKIDIHDEYITQRKNEIKQEALAVLTAALGESTMLKPEQITEDFWKRYNPEELIELIVKAGKSGILDTPRAGGWDLKRFVKTHRDPDGIRRYVPGYTPLGVDKKYMPVTKEKVQVPKQVPITKKHKVVLATVGADAHVVGINQVREAIQQAGYEVIFLRGMNLPETVAEVAAETKASVVGVSNLLGLGITLFPRVNQRLQELGIRDDVVLMAGGRIAEKEEDHKEYEDKIKNEGPGFLGVDGFFGPGSKLDDIVAWIDEKTQK; from the coding sequence TTGACTGTAAAAAGGCCTAATACTGAAAGAATTATCAAAGAAGATATGGAGCGAATAAAAGCCTATGAAAAGGCATTTGATGTTAAAATGCCATATATCGATGAAAAAGGAATTATTCAAGGGCTTCCAGAGCCTTATCCCCGGGAAGTTAACGGAGTGATGAGAAGCGGGTACCGGTTGACGGAATTAGGAAGAAAGGCCAAAAAAGACAGCATTCCTATAATGAATCCTATACTGGGCAGAAATACCGCGGAGGAAACTTACAGAGAATCAAAACATATGTACGATATGGCGGAAAAACTAGGTACTACTCTTTTTCACTTCGTACACTCGGAAGCGACTCGCCATATAGATCCTTTAGACGGCATCGAACTGATAGAACAGTCCCGAGGTAAAGGTGGGATTACACCTCTTGGTGAGCGAGAGTTTGTGAAACTGGGTGGGGGTTCAAAACACCCAATGCGGATTAATGCCACCGGCGATACTCCACACTTATCCATATTAAACTCTTTTATAGCTGGTTTCGATGGTACTGATATAGGGCCGGTTATCCACGTGCATTTTGGAGGTCGAGGTATTCATGATTATAAAACCAAGGTGTTAAACGGTTTTAAAGCTATTCAGATTTGTGCGGAAAACAATATTTTCGTCCAACTTGATTCTCACAAACATATAAACAATATTGAAGGTACCGATGGAATGGCTCTAGCAATGTGCTTATTAGCTGAAGGATTAGCAGTTTTGGGGGGTCTTGACCGGGCTTTGAGTTGTATTCAAATGAATGTAGCCGGTATAAACCTTATGGCAGATCTAGCACTGATGAAAGCCTTCAGAGAGATGATATGGAGTGAGTTCATTGTTGTAGTTCCCGAAACCTTCCAGAATCCTCCTGCTGATTTAACAGTGGAACAAGCCCACTTTGCTAGAATGGCTATAAGTGCAAAATTGGGCGGTGCCAATTTCTATAGACCAAAAGCTGCCGAATCTGTGGGAATACCTACAGGGGAATCTATGGCAAAAGCCATTTGGGCCACTATGAATGTATTTGAAAACACTTATAAAATTGATATCCATGATGAATATATCACGCAGCGCAAAAACGAAATAAAACAGGAGGCCTTGGCAGTATTAACAGCTGCTTTAGGTGAATCAACCATGCTTAAGCCAGAGCAGATCACTGAGGATTTCTGGAAGCGGTACAATCCCGAGGAGCTTATAGAGCTAATAGTAAAAGCCGGTAAAAGCGGTATATTAGATACTCCCCGAGCCGGAGGGTGGGACTTGAAGCGATTTGTAAAAACCCATCGGGATCCTGATGGAATCAGACGATATGTACCAGGCTATACTCCACTGGGAGTGGACAAAAAATATATGCCTGTTACTAAAGAGAAAGTTCAAGTTCCTAAACAGGTTCCAATTACTAAAAAACATAAAGTAGTACTTGCCACAGTTGGAGCCGATGCTCACGTAGTTGGGATAAACCAAGTTCGAGAAGCCATCCAACAGGCAGGTTACGAGGTTATATTCTTAAGGGGCATGAACCTACCGGAAACTGTAGCAGAAGTGGCTGCAGAGACTAAAGCCAGTGTAGTGGGAGTCAGTAACCTTTTGGGTCTTGGAATTACCTTATTTCCACGGGTGAACCAGCGTTTACAGGAACTGGGCATAAGAGACGATGTTGTGCTAATGGCTGGGGGCAGGATTGCAGAAAAGGAAGAAGACCACAAAGAATACGAGGATAAAATTAAAAATGAAGGCCCCGGTTTTCTTGGAGTTGACGGATTTTTTGGTCCTGGTTCCAAGTTGGATGATATTGTGGCATGGATTGATGAAAAGACTCAAAAATAA